In a single window of the Nodularia sp. LEGE 06071 genome:
- a CDS encoding EamA family transporter: MGRFEKRPDNPRVRGELSRAAETALWAVVEDLEKLQQNVLRSLQEEIKRLQADKTRLSDEIQQLLEEKEHLQQVRQITEQQVLIRQLSEALAKHISSQLQSSLASLASKSVEGNSQERSAIKSAGNNNESAEQMLGTLDDTLTITFNSLQQELKNYQNNLSQQLSRMQSQQQQGEAIVEDFINHLRGELGKTTTEISQPTVKASPPNILPPTEQQPPPSSPTHLQTGVIQTSATKLSYTSTEDLSESNNPDPSTLGSSANKILPLVTEPSSVLSGDLSSSNTKFSGEQEKVNEPSSVLSGDLSSSNTKFSEPQEKASEPSSVLSGDLSSSNTKFSGEQEKVNEPSSVLSGDLSSSNTKFSEPEKASEPSSVLSRNSSESNTKSSPETGKVREPSSVLSRNSFERKNKPLTSDPGTKQKAKPASSQLPSSRTFSPIQIGFLLVVLSTIVSSLYNIAIKGMFFKAYDNFGVLEIQGIISPTLGNILLILMLRLLVVVPLMLLLAPMMHPQVWQDMQNLLGSSRGNSTPKSSVQKQRTLQLSIASGCCLFLSQVLIYLAIGQVATGMAIALFFVYPMISGLLSWLLFRDRPSGFHSAAMGAIFCGELLVLGGSASLGMANFSLGSSTAILAGVAFACYVILTRVCGTKVHPVSFTLINFTTMFVLSFICLILPLPSNLSIVVEQSQLLELILSAFILGVLTLLGYVLQNVGIRKLGGLRSAIIGAGVPILTVVFAGLMLQETLAIIQIMGVVFVSFGVAAYSFEKMRTQVKPSRSQN, encoded by the coding sequence ATGGGGCGATTTGAGAAGCGACCAGACAACCCACGAGTCAGAGGCGAGCTATCCAGAGCAGCAGAGACAGCTTTATGGGCTGTGGTGGAGGATTTAGAAAAACTCCAGCAAAATGTCCTCAGATCGTTACAGGAAGAAATAAAACGGCTTCAGGCCGATAAAACTCGTTTATCTGACGAAATTCAACAGTTGCTAGAGGAAAAGGAACACTTACAACAGGTAAGACAAATCACCGAACAGCAAGTGTTGATTCGTCAGTTATCAGAAGCCTTGGCAAAGCATATATCTTCGCAGCTGCAATCATCGCTGGCAAGTTTAGCCAGCAAATCAGTAGAAGGTAATTCCCAGGAACGATCTGCTATCAAGTCAGCCGGTAATAACAATGAGAGTGCTGAACAAATGCTTGGCACTTTGGATGATACCCTGACAATTACCTTTAATTCCTTACAACAGGAACTGAAGAATTACCAAAATAATCTTTCCCAACAGTTGTCTCGGATGCAGAGCCAACAGCAGCAGGGGGAAGCGATTGTCGAGGACTTTATTAATCATCTGCGCGGTGAACTAGGAAAAACCACAACAGAAATCTCACAACCAACTGTAAAAGCATCACCACCGAATATTTTGCCCCCCACGGAGCAACAACCGCCGCCTTCCTCTCCAACACATTTACAAACAGGAGTCATCCAAACCAGCGCCACCAAGCTAAGTTATACAAGCACTGAAGACTTATCTGAAAGTAACAATCCTGATCCTTCTACACTAGGGTCATCGGCAAATAAAATACTTCCACTAGTGACTGAACCCAGTTCCGTCCTCAGTGGCGATTTGTCCTCCAGCAATACCAAATTCTCAGGGGAACAGGAAAAGGTCAACGAACCCAGTTCCGTCCTCAGTGGCGATTTGTCCTCCAGCAATACCAAATTCTCAGAGCCACAGGAAAAGGCTAGCGAACCCAGTTCCGTCCTCAGTGGCGATTTGTCCTCCAGCAATACCAAATTCTCAGGGGAACAGGAAAAGGTCAACGAACCCAGTTCCGTCCTCAGTGGCGATTTGTCCTCCAGCAATACCAAATTCTCAGAGCCAGAAAAGGCTAGCGAACCCAGTTCAGTACTCAGCAGAAACTCGTCTGAAAGCAATACTAAATCCTCGCCAGAGACAGGAAAGGTTCGCGAACCCAGTTCAGTACTCAGTAGAAACTCGTTTGAACGCAAGAATAAACCCCTAACTTCTGACCCAGGAACCAAGCAAAAAGCAAAACCTGCATCATCACAGTTACCTAGCTCCCGAACTTTTTCGCCAATCCAGATAGGTTTTTTGTTGGTTGTGTTGTCAACAATCGTCTCATCGCTATACAACATAGCCATCAAGGGGATGTTTTTTAAAGCTTACGACAATTTTGGAGTTTTAGAGATCCAGGGCATTATTTCGCCAACACTGGGAAATATCCTGTTAATTTTAATGCTCCGGTTGCTGGTAGTTGTGCCACTAATGTTACTCTTGGCTCCCATGATGCATCCACAAGTATGGCAAGATATGCAGAACCTTTTGGGATCATCACGTGGTAATTCCACTCCTAAGAGTAGTGTTCAGAAACAGAGAACTTTACAGTTATCTATCGCCAGTGGTTGCTGTTTGTTTTTATCTCAGGTGCTGATCTACCTGGCTATTGGTCAGGTAGCAACTGGAATGGCGATCGCTTTGTTCTTTGTCTACCCCATGATTAGCGGCCTTCTCTCATGGTTACTGTTTCGCGATCGCCCTAGTGGATTTCACTCGGCTGCTATGGGCGCTATCTTCTGCGGTGAATTGCTGGTTTTAGGAGGTTCTGCAAGCCTGGGTATGGCTAATTTCTCCCTGGGAAGCAGCACAGCCATCTTAGCTGGCGTAGCTTTTGCCTGCTACGTAATTTTGACGCGGGTATGTGGTACTAAAGTGCATCCAGTGTCTTTTACTTTAATTAACTTTACCACCATGTTTGTGTTGAGCTTTATCTGTTTGATACTGCCTTTACCAAGCAATTTGAGTATTGTTGTTGAGCAGTCGCAGTTGCTAGAACTGATTTTGAGTGCTTTTATTTTGGGTGTTCTCACTCTCCTCGGCTATGTACTCCAAAATGTTGGTATTCGCAAATTAGGTGGGTTACGCTCGGCGATTATCGGAGCCGGAGTCCCAATTTTAACCGTAGTTTTTGCTGGTTTGATGCTTCAGGAAACCTTGGCAATTATCCAAATTATGGGCGTGGTATTCGTCAGTTTTGGTGTAGCAGCTTACAGCTTTGAGAAAATGCGAACTCAGGTTAAACCTTCTCGCTCTCAAAATTAA
- a CDS encoding inorganic phosphate transporter has protein sequence MSMTLIFIALLAFYVACNLGANDVANSMGTSVGSKAITLKQAIIIAGILEFTGAVLFGHQVSQTLATKIANPVLFAATPKMYLIGMVSVLISCGLWLQIATSRGLPVASSHAVVGAIAGFSWVAVGVDAINWSSIGLVTIGWIFTPIISSAIAALFYSQIKHWILDQPNSVAQLQQWIPWLSVILLGIFGVIVLPSLTQPLTNYFNQRIGLNLPSYDIPLFTGTIAAIALTVISWRQLEQVENTADKEQILPTPHSPLPTPHSPLPNPVERLFGRFQVLSACFVAFAHGSNDVGNAIAPLAAIVYINRTGSVPINGIIIPIWILILGGAGIVAGLALWGKKVIATIGENIISLQPSSGFCAELATATTILLASRFGLPVSTSHALVGGVVGIGLMQNIKSIKFQTLQGIALAWLITLPVSAILSATIFSTARIFFL, from the coding sequence ATGTCCATGACATTAATTTTCATCGCCCTACTAGCCTTCTACGTCGCCTGTAATCTCGGCGCTAACGATGTCGCCAACTCAATGGGAACCTCAGTAGGTTCCAAAGCTATCACTCTCAAACAGGCGATAATTATTGCCGGGATTTTAGAGTTTACAGGTGCGGTATTATTTGGGCATCAAGTATCCCAAACCTTAGCCACGAAAATTGCCAATCCTGTTTTATTCGCGGCTACACCAAAAATGTACTTAATTGGGATGGTATCAGTGTTAATTAGCTGTGGGTTGTGGCTGCAAATTGCCACCTCACGCGGTTTACCTGTAGCCTCATCTCATGCAGTTGTAGGTGCGATCGCTGGATTTAGTTGGGTAGCTGTGGGAGTAGATGCAATTAATTGGTCATCCATTGGCCTCGTTACCATTGGCTGGATATTCACGCCGATCATCAGTAGTGCGATCGCCGCTTTATTTTACAGTCAAATCAAGCATTGGATTTTGGATCAACCTAATTCAGTAGCACAGCTACAACAGTGGATTCCTTGGCTGAGTGTCATTCTGCTAGGAATATTTGGTGTTATAGTCCTACCTTCCTTAACCCAACCTCTAACCAATTACTTTAATCAACGCATTGGTTTAAACCTACCTAGTTACGACATTCCCTTATTCACAGGTACAATTGCAGCCATTGCACTCACAGTCATTAGTTGGCGACAGTTAGAACAAGTAGAGAATACAGCAGACAAAGAGCAAATACTCCCCACTCCCCACTCCCCACTCCCCACTCCCCACTCCCCACTCCCCAATCCCGTAGAACGCCTATTCGGTCGGTTTCAAGTTCTCAGTGCTTGCTTTGTCGCCTTCGCTCATGGTTCTAATGATGTTGGTAATGCGATCGCTCCTTTAGCGGCGATCGTCTATATTAATCGCACTGGTAGCGTCCCGATCAATGGCATTATCATCCCCATCTGGATTTTAATCCTTGGTGGTGCTGGTATTGTCGCTGGTTTAGCCCTTTGGGGTAAAAAGGTGATTGCCACAATTGGCGAAAACATCATATCTTTGCAACCTAGTAGTGGCTTCTGTGCCGAACTTGCAACCGCCACCACCATCCTGCTAGCCTCCCGCTTCGGTTTACCTGTCTCCACCTCCCATGCACTTGTTGGCGGTGTTGTCGGTATTGGACTGATGCAAAATATCAAATCAATTAAATTTCAAACTCTACAAGGTATTGCCCTTGCATGGCTAATTACCCTTCCCGTGAGTGCAATCCTCAGCGCTACCATTTTTAGCACTGCCAGAATTTTCTTCCTCTAA
- a CDS encoding zinc-dependent dehydrogenase has protein sequence MKAQVFRGVNQLSYEEIPVPTLEPDEVLVQVGVVGLCQSDIKKIRYPLYEPPRIFGHETAGTIAAVGSEVKSWQVGQRVAVMHHIPCMRCAYCLNDNFSMCDVYKNISTTAGFNASGGGFAEYVKVPGHIVQNGGLIPIPDHISFEEASFVEPTNCCLKAVKKAQIAPGQTVLVTGAGPIGLMFVMLVKYFGAKAIATDLLPSRVEKALDVGADAAFDARDPDLPAKIQALTGGMGVDVTLLAVPSDKAFFQALECTRKGGKILFFAEFPDELEIPINPNILYRREIDLMGSYSSSYRLQSLSAEIVFNRSIDVQALISDRYSLQNLSAAVEQAIAPNPATYKILIYP, from the coding sequence ATGAAAGCACAGGTATTTAGAGGCGTTAATCAATTATCCTACGAAGAAATCCCAGTCCCGACGCTAGAACCAGATGAAGTGCTGGTACAGGTGGGAGTCGTGGGATTATGTCAATCAGATATTAAAAAAATTCGTTATCCCCTATATGAACCACCACGCATATTTGGACATGAAACGGCGGGTACGATCGCAGCCGTGGGTTCTGAAGTAAAATCTTGGCAAGTAGGACAACGGGTGGCGGTAATGCACCATATTCCTTGTATGCGTTGCGCTTACTGCTTAAATGATAATTTCTCGATGTGCGATGTCTATAAAAATATTTCTACCACAGCCGGATTTAACGCTAGTGGTGGCGGTTTTGCGGAGTATGTCAAGGTTCCCGGACATATTGTCCAGAATGGCGGGTTAATTCCCATTCCTGATCACATCAGCTTTGAAGAGGCGAGTTTTGTCGAACCAACTAACTGCTGTCTGAAGGCTGTGAAAAAAGCCCAAATTGCCCCAGGACAAACTGTATTGGTGACTGGTGCGGGACCCATTGGGTTAATGTTTGTGATGTTGGTCAAGTATTTTGGGGCGAAAGCGATCGCCACTGATCTATTACCATCGAGAGTAGAGAAAGCCTTGGATGTCGGCGCAGATGCGGCTTTTGATGCACGTGATCCTGATTTACCTGCCAAAATTCAAGCCTTGACTGGGGGGATGGGTGTTGATGTGACGCTGCTGGCTGTTCCCAGTGACAAAGCTTTTTTTCAAGCTCTGGAATGTACCCGCAAAGGTGGTAAGATTCTATTTTTCGCAGAATTCCCCGATGAGTTGGAAATTCCCATTAACCCGAATATTCTTTACCGTCGGGAAATTGACTTAATGGGTAGTTACAGTTCGTCCTATCGGCTTCAGAGTCTCTCGGCGGAGATTGTGTTTAATCGCAGTATCGATGTCCAGGCCTTAATTAGCGATCGCTATTCATTACAAAACTTATCAGCAGCCGTAGAACAAGCGATCGCACCTAATCCCGCAACATATAAAATTTTAATTTATCCGTAA
- a CDS encoding DNA cytosine methyltransferase: MQENFLLQSSALKVIDLFAGCGGLSLGFENSGFEIVAAFDNWLSAINVYKQNFQHPIFEYDLSQVNSNYALFHKFLPDVIIGGPPCQDFSSAGKRNEDLGRGDLSITFAKIISGVRSQWFVMENVPRFSKSNKYKEFRQILKTAGYGLTEKVLDASLCGVPQKRKRFFCIGELGGEDEKLQPYLEANLSTKPKTIRDYMGNSLGLEYYYRHPRTYQRRGIFSIDEPSPTVRGVNRPIPKNYQQHPRDAAPVTPNSRPLTTRERSYIQTFPDDFIFEGSKTDLEQMIGNAVPVKLAEYIAKCLLMYIQDQKKYKIYPASLITI; encoded by the coding sequence ATGCAGGAAAATTTTTTATTGCAGTCTTCAGCATTAAAAGTCATAGATTTATTTGCTGGATGCGGCGGTTTATCACTAGGATTTGAAAATTCTGGATTTGAAATTGTAGCTGCTTTTGATAATTGGCTATCTGCAATTAATGTTTATAAGCAGAACTTTCAGCATCCAATTTTTGAATATGACTTGAGTCAGGTAAACAGCAATTATGCATTATTTCATAAATTCTTACCTGATGTGATCATTGGTGGTCCACCGTGTCAGGATTTTTCTAGTGCTGGTAAGAGGAATGAAGATTTAGGTAGAGGCGATTTAAGTATTACATTCGCTAAAATAATATCTGGTGTTCGTAGCCAATGGTTTGTGATGGAAAATGTCCCCAGGTTTAGCAAAAGTAATAAATATAAAGAATTCCGTCAAATTCTTAAAACTGCTGGTTACGGTTTAACAGAAAAAGTATTAGATGCGAGTTTATGCGGTGTTCCACAAAAGCGGAAAAGATTCTTTTGTATAGGAGAACTTGGTGGTGAGGACGAAAAGCTACAACCTTATTTAGAGGCTAATTTGTCTACAAAACCTAAAACTATTAGAGATTATATGGGAAATAGTTTAGGGCTTGAATATTATTATAGACATCCTAGAACTTATCAAAGAAGAGGAATTTTTAGTATTGACGAACCCAGTCCCACGGTTCGAGGTGTGAATAGACCAATACCAAAAAATTATCAACAACATCCGCGAGATGCTGCGCCAGTAACACCTAATTCACGTCCCCTAACTACTCGTGAAAGAAGCTATATTCAAACTTTTCCCGATGATTTTATTTTTGAAGGTTCAAAAACAGACTTAGAACAGATGATTGGTAACGCTGTACCTGTTAAGTTAGCAGAATATATTGCTAAATGTCTGCTGATGTATATTCAAGACCAGAAGAAATACAAAATATATCCTGCCTCTTTGATAACTATCTAA
- a CDS encoding class I SAM-dependent methyltransferase, whose product MTNKTINFDSNPPVATNEYDLMAQRVLPGYEVMHTMALSVLKATLPEKANLLIVGAGSGMELVKFGKGNSQWQMLGVDPSSNMLAIAQQKIEQHGLSERVKLFAGYTHDLDMTSLYDAATCILVMHFLPDDGSKLAFLQDISQRLKSSATLILVDIYGEQGTSEFERMISIIKVFWQEMGIDTAKIMEVLETINKGVYTITEVRVMELLQQAGFGNILRFYTGLWTSGWVATKNSQ is encoded by the coding sequence ATGACAAACAAAACTATAAATTTTGACTCTAACCCACCAGTTGCGACTAATGAGTACGATTTGATGGCTCAAAGGGTTCTACCTGGTTATGAGGTAATGCATACTATGGCATTGTCTGTTCTGAAAGCAACTCTACCAGAAAAAGCTAATCTGTTGATAGTGGGTGCAGGTAGTGGTATGGAGTTAGTCAAGTTTGGTAAAGGTAATTCACAGTGGCAGATGCTAGGCGTAGATCCATCGAGTAATATGCTGGCGATCGCTCAACAGAAAATAGAGCAGCATGGATTATCTGAACGAGTCAAATTATTTGCAGGATATACACATGATTTAGATATGACTTCTTTATATGACGCAGCAACTTGTATTTTAGTGATGCATTTCCTGCCAGATGATGGTAGTAAACTGGCTTTTCTTCAAGATATTTCCCAGCGTCTCAAATCCTCAGCTACTTTGATTTTAGTGGATATATATGGTGAACAAGGTACTTCTGAATTTGAACGGATGATTTCCATCATCAAAGTTTTTTGGCAAGAAATGGGAATAGACACTGCAAAAATTATGGAAGTCCTAGAAACAATCAACAAAGGTGTTTATACCATCACCGAAGTGAGAGTAATGGAATTATTACAGCAAGCTGGTTTTGGTAATATCTTGAGATTTTATACAGGACTTTGGACTAGTGGCTGGGTAGCAACTAAAAACTCTCAGTGA